One Salmo trutta chromosome 24, fSalTru1.1, whole genome shotgun sequence genomic region harbors:
- the LOC115161077 gene encoding metalloreductase STEAP2, giving the protein MPLGDMRTPLLSNSFDVPEEPLPCDPGNPTVGILGSGDYSRSLAVRLVACGYRVVVGSRNPKHIAIGQFPDGVQLLTQREAMVGTEKVVFAALYPEHYHTLVGLRDVLAGKVLVDVSNATKLNSGEPSNAERLAELFPESRVVKGFNVVSAWALQTGAHDGSRQVKAGVEHSWEEPQVWRSDLYLSSGILGLGVLTLLAITSLPSVGNALSWREFTFVQSGLGYAALTLSIMHTLFFSWDFAFFSFAYPYYMPPTYLLALILPCLVLVGRLFLALPCLAFRLAKIRRGWESPCHHPPQTQEDTANGVLPRDLSGDV; this is encoded by the exons ATGCCTCTGGGCGACATGAGGACACCCCTGCTGTCCAACTCATTTGACGTCCCAGAGGAACCCCTGCCCTGTGACCCGGGAAACCCCACAGTGGGCATCCTAGGCTCAGGTGATTACTCCCGCTCCCTGGCTGTGCGATTAGTTGCCTGTGGTTATAGGGTAGTGGTCGGCAGCCGTAACCCAAAGCATATAGCCATCGGACAGTTTCCTGATGGGGTTCAGCTTCTCACACAGCGGGAGGCGATGGTTGGCACAGAGAAGGTTGTCTTTGCTGCTCTCTACCCTGAACACTACCACACCCTGGTGGGGTTGAGGGATGTGCTGGCTGGGAAGGTGCTGGTGGATGTGAGCAACGCCACCAAGCTTAACAGTGGAGAGCCGTCTAACGCTGAGAGGCTGGCAGAGCTGTTCCCAGAGAGCAGAGTGGTGAAGGGCTTCAATGTGGTCTCAGCCTGGGCCCTGCAGACTGGAGCTCATGACGGCAGCAGGCAG GTGAAGGCAGGAGTGGAGCATTCCTGGGAGGAGCCTCAGGTGTGGAGATCGGACCTTTATCTGTCCTCTGGCATTCTGGGACTTGGTGTTCTGACTCTTCTGGCCATCACATCTCTACCCTCGGTGGGTAACGCTCTCAGTTGGAGAGAGTTCACTTTTGTACAG TCAGGGTTGGGATACGCTGCCTTGACTCTCTCCATCATGCACACCCTCTTCTTCAGCTGGGACTTTGCTTTCTTCTCATTTGCTTACCCTTACTACATGCCCCCCACATACCTGCTGGCACTGATCCTGCCCTGTCTGGTCCTGGTGGGTCGGCTCTTCCTGGCGCTGCCCTGCCTGGCGTTCAGACTGGCAAAGATACGTCGAGGCTGGGAGAGTCCATGCCACCACCCTCCTCAGACCCAAGAGGACACAGCCAATGGCGTGCTGCCCAGGGACTTGAGTGGTGATGTGTGA
- the c24h2orf76 gene encoding UPF0538 protein C2orf76 homolog, which yields MSSEAVLTVRLVRSFEHRNFKPVVFSGVNLDQTVQEFIQFVKNEVSMRAGLPPPFKNFGYDTMKIIHQAHGAKTNELVMSLEDDDKLILQDGLTLRAAGIANETELAFFRKEDYKLFKANPQPAWW from the exons ATGTCCAGCGAGGCAGTCCTAACTGTACGGTTGGTAAGGTCTTTTGAGCACCGAAATTTCAAGCCAGTTGTATTTAGTGGCGTGAATTTAGATCAAACGGTCCAGGAATTTATCCAGTTTGTGAAAAATG AAGTTAGCATGAGAGCCGGTCTACCACCCCCCTTCAAGAATTTTGGCTATG ACACAATGAAGATCATCCACCAGGCACATGGAGCAAAG ACAAATGAGTTGGTGATGAGTTTGGAGGATGATGACAAGCTTATTCTGCAAGATGGACTAACCCTAAGAGCTGCGGGCATTG CAAATGAAACAGAATTGGCCTTCTTCAGGAAAGAGGATTATAAGCTCTTTAAAGCCAACCCCCAACCGGCCTGGTGGTAA